AACCTATTTAAACTAATTCTTAAACACTTAAACGCCGCTGGCAGGCGGCAAGCCATAAGATAGGCTCGCCTGCCAACGCCAAGAGGAGGGCAACTCAACCTCCAGTAATCAAATTACAACCTTTGCGAGAAAACTCGCAAGCTCGCAAACGTGATTGCGGTGTTGCAACATTGCAACCGACCCCAAAATACGAAGCTTCAGGAGGATGCAAAAGCTCAGGAAGCTTCCGAGGCCAATCACATTCATTTATGATGACCGTATGATTTACGGTCTAACAAATTCTAAAGGCGGCGTTGGCAAAACGACGATTGCCGTCCACTTAGCAGCTTGGCTGGTCAAAAAGAAACGGACAGTCATTTTCATTGATGCTGATCCTCAATCTTCCGCCTCGCAGTGGATCAATGAACTCGATCTGGATATTCAGCTCGAAAAACTGTCCGAACCGGAGGAGATAATTCGTCGAGTCGCAGAACTGGCGACTGACGCTAATGACATCGTCATCGATGGTCCCGCTGGGCTTTCCACAACCACACGGGCGATCATGTTGCGGTCAGACCGTGTATTTCTTCCCTGTGGGCCATCCATTCTCGATCTCCGCGCAGCTTCCAAAGCCGTGGTTTTGCTGCGTGAAGCCCAAAAATCTCGGAAGGGTCCTCCTATTGGAACTATCATTCCGAACAAACTGCAAAAACGTGGTCGCCTCAGCCGTGAAATGCTCGGCGCTGCACAAAAGCTCGGTGTTCCTTTGTTGGCCGGACTCTCGCAGCGCCAGAGCTTTGTCGATGCAGCAGGGCAGGCGAAAGTGGTCTGGCAAATGGGAGCCTCAGCGCTCGTGGCTTCTCACGAAATGCAGCAACTCATGAAGGAGATGACCCGTGGTTAAACGCAGAACACTTGATGATGGATTAACTCCAGAGGAAATGGCCTTTCTCAATGATGCACCAGAGGCTTCTAAAATAATCCCTGAAAAGGACAGCAACCAGGACAGATCAAATACTGCCTCACGACCAAAGAAGGAAATGATTACCGCTCCTGAACCAGAGGTTATTGCATCGACACATGTTCACATCGGAATGGTGGGTTTGAATACCCGCGTCGAGCCGCACATCAGTGCGGCACTTTTGAGGGCTTCAACCGACCGGAAGATCGAGCGCAGATCACGGGCAGCGGTTCAGGACATTGTGAACGAGGCATTAACAGAATGGTTGAAAAAAGCGGGTTACATTAATAATTAGATGTGTTAACTGGATTTATTGCTTCTGCGATGCGCCCACAATCTCAGATGACATAGGCGCTTGGGGGGCGGAACACGATGAAGCGGCAGCGCGGAGGGTGATGTAGGAGTTGTATCCGCGTGTCGCTGGCACAATCGGCCGTGGTGTGATAAACGGCAAAAAACTTTGTCCACCTTTCGCGGGTTCATGGAACATCCCTTTGAATGTCCCGTGAATCCGAAATCATCCAGCGTGCGGCTGCCGAGTTTATCCATGACCGGCACCGCGGACGCGATGCATGGCGAGGGTTATGTCACCGGCGTGCAGACGCAGAATCGCGGTCCGCTCGATCAAATCTCGCCGCATCGCTCCATCTATCTGCCCGTGATGCGCAATCTGCCGCTGGAGTCGCTCTACCTGCTAAACAGCCCCTGCGTGATGAAAGCCGCCGAGTTCGTCGCGCAGCGCCTCCTCACCGACCGCCCGAAGAGCGAGCCGCATCGCGTGAAGCTCGCCTACGAACGCATCTTCAACCGCCCGCCCACCGAGGCCGAGATCTAGGCCGCACTCAAGTTTGTGAAAACGTAACCCGATGCCGCACAAGGCTGGGCCGCCCTCTGCCAGAGCCTCTGGGCGAGCCATGAGTTCCTCGCACGCAGCTAAACCGAAGCTTTGCACCCATCGCCCGTCCCGATCCCCGCCCCCGCGCCCACGCGCCGCCCCTCCAGCGCGATACACCCACGCTCCGGCGAGACGCAACAACCTCCCAGAGCGACTCACCCGCCCTCCAACTCGTCATCCCCACCATCCAGATCGTTGTGGCGACCCTCCAACTTGTTGCGCCAACCCGCGATTTCGACCCGAAAACCCAAACTTTCGTCCCGCCAGCCATCGAAACCGTTCCGACGACCATCCAAATCGTTATTTTCACCTCACTGATCGTTGTTAAAACCCTAACTTTCGGTGTGGAAGGCCAAATTTGGCTCCAAACCTCACTATTTTAGTTGATGAACGGCCTCCGTGAGCAATTTCAGAGGATCAACGACCTCTTCCGAGGCATTAAGACTGACCAAACGAACATTTATGCCCGATCGCCGTGACGCCAGCAGGAGCAGAGAGAGCTTGCACCTCGAATTCTACTGGCGCAGCATCGTTGACTGATGAAACGCACTACCTACATACCTGCGGAACGCATTTTTGTCTCGTCCACCGTTTACGATCAGAGAGACTTTCGGAATAGCCTAATGCGGGAACTGGAACGCCAGGAATACAAGCCATACACATTCGATACGGAAGGTGTCCTTCCAGACCCCGAAGCCCAATCTCATGATCAGTGCCTAGACTTGGTAGAAAATGCTGACTGCGTTATCGCAATAGTTGGTGAGCGGCCGGGAAATCCCTATCTCGGAACAAAGAAGAAGGATTTGTTTGCCTCGTTAGGAACTCCACAAACTCTCACCGTAACGCAGGCGGAGGTTGTTTATGCACTAGAGTTGAAGAAACCAACGATCATCCTAGTGAGGAAAGGCGTGTGGGATCTTCGGAACAAGAAGGCATTGAAAGAGCCTGTTGCGGATTTCCTAACCTACATAACCAGACGCGAACAAGGCAACTGGTTGGAGATAGATGTGGATGACATAGAAATGGCCATCGGCTTGGTTGGTAAGCGGTTAATCCCCTCAAGTAGGCTGAGAATGCTAGGCCAAGCAATGGCTGGCATGGGGTGGAACGGCGAAGAATTTTTCCCGCGAAAAGAAGTGACTATCACCAACGGCAAGAATGACGGGTTCACTTCATTGTTGTCTCTCAGAGTAGAAAATCGTCATTTAGCAGGTAAAAGAGGCAGGCTTAGATGGCTGATTTCCCTCCTTGCGGACACAGCAATGACTCAAGAGGAAATTGAGTTTCTCTACTGCTTCATTCTTGACTATTTGAGTGCAGAAAATCCTTCAAGCCATGCCGACATTGCCCGAAATAATCGCGCTATTGCGTTGTTGGGCAGATTGTCCTTTGGAGAGGATTATGTATTTGGGGAGTTCAAGTATTCTTGGGACGGAAAGAAGCCTTCAACACTGACATGGCCGGATGATGCCCAGAAATGGTCGCCTCACGGTAGGGTCGAGTTTATCCTGTATGCGTTGCAGATGGAAGACGGCTTCCCTTTGAATTTGAGGCACATGATTGAATTCAACGGTGCGATCAATACTGACAAGGGAGCCGGGTTTGTCGCGCACTACAGTCGAAAACCAGTGACAGTGGGTTGCCGCAACGCCTGCCGGGTGAGACTTCGAAAGGCAAATGGGGTTCGCGGCATACCCATGGAGCTGGAGATGAAGTCTATGATCTATGTTGCTTCATCAAACGGTAGGTTTTGCTTGGTTGCCGCGCATGGCGAGGGGGACAAATATGTCGATGAGGAAAAAGTGCTGGCGACACTGAGTCAGAAATGGGCCTCAAAACACGGTCTTGAGCCAGTTGATCCAGTCTGTCTCGACGACTATTTGCGGGCAACCATGTCACCGATGCCCAAAGATGTTATCTACAAAGGGCGGAAATTGAGTTTGGATGGCGCTCAGCAAATGATCGGATTGTATGCTTCTGCAATTAACCCAGTGTCAATCTTGAAGAGCGTTGACTTCAAATTCGGGTATCTCGAACAGCTCACCAACTGTGCCTCATTTGACGTCATGATGTTCTGGGACAATGGAGTCCTAGATCTCGATGAATGCTACAACAATGCGGGTAGCCCAACATGGGGAGTTCGCTTTTCTCCAAAGCAGATGTTTGAACATGTGCGATTAAATGCCGATGCGATGATTCGAAGGCACTCGACGAATGGGTTTGAAGCGAGGTTTGACATCACATCAGGGGATTTTTTCAATTCGACACCAAGCGACTGATGACCAAATTGTTTTTCACAAATCGGTCATATTTGAGTGGTCGTATTCTGCTGGCCATAGTGATCGGATCGTTAGCTGGGATTATATTTCAGGAACAAGCTGGTGAATGGGGAAAGCCAACGAAGCTTGTCATTATTGCCATCAAGGCCCTGGCGCTGCCCCTGATTCTCTTTGCCATCACGCATGTGCTGATGACAGCGCAAGTGCAGGGGGCCAAGGTGGGTAAACTGGCGCGGCTGCTGCTGACCAATACGGCGATGGCCATCGGAATTGGCCTGTTGCTGGCGAACGTGATCCAGCCGGGTGTCCACTCCCCCAAACCAGCAGTGGAGGCTGGGGACAGTGTGGCGAGTGGAAGCCTGCTCGGGATGCTCGAAGACTCCATTCCGAAGAGCTTCCTGGGGCCGCTGGGAGACCAGGGCAAGCCGCTGTCGGTGATCGTGATCGCCATCGTGCTGGGGCTGGCACTGAGAACACAGAGGCAGAACCCCGCCTTTGCCACGGTGGAGGGTTTGGTGAAGCTGGCCTTGGCAACTTTGACGGTAATCCTGAAATGGGTGGTCGAGCTGCTGCCGCTGGCGGTGCTGGGCATCATCGCCTCCAAAGTAGGCACCGGCTCGACGAAGCAGTTTGCGGCTCTGGGTTGGTTCGTGGTGACGGTCTGCGCCGGGCTGCTGCTGCAGTCTGCCTATTACCTGCTGCGCGTCTGGCGTGGGTCCTGGGTGACGCCGCTGCAAATGCTGCAAGGCTGCCGAGATGCGCTGCTGACGGCCTTCTCCACCGCCAGCTCCACCTGCACCATGCCCATCACCTACACCAGCCTGCGGGAGAAGGTGGGGCTGCGTGAGGACTCGGCCAATCTGGGGGCCATGGTGGGCACCAACTTTAACAACGATGGCACGGCCCTCTATGAGGCGGTGGCCGCCTTGTTCGTGGCGCAGATGGTGGGAATCTCGCTCGGCCTGCCGGCGCAGTTGGTGATCGTGCTCACCTCCATGCTGGCGGCGATGGGCGCTGCGGGCATCCCCGAAGGCGGTGCGGCCACCCTAGCGCTAGTGCTCTCCAGCGTGAACCTGCCAGTCGAATATGTGGCACTGCTGCTGACGGTGGATTGGTTTGTGGACCGCTGCCGCACAATGGTGAACGTGATGGGCGACTGTGCGGTGAGTTGCATTCTTGACGGTAAGACGCGAGGTTCAGAGTATCCTGCGGCTCCGATATGAACCAAGAAATGCCAGACATCTCTGCAACACCTACGGTGTTCGGGCAATTTTTGACGGAAATCGAAAGGCTAAACAACACCGACTTTCAAAAGCTGCATGAATGGATTTGCAGGCGCTATGATCAAAAGGTGACGCAAACCGTTGTTGAGGTTATTGAAAGCGATCAAATTGACGATACGCGCGTTGTTGTTTCGATTGACGGCTTTGGGATCATTCGGTGCCGACTCCAATGTCTGAGCGAGAGGGATAACGAAGGTCCGGGGATCTATTATGATTGGAAAGACACCGGAATTGGTGAGGGCTCTTTTTTTGCAGATCTAGACGTAGCGATTAAAGAGGCGCGTAGGATGTTGTTGCGTAGTAGTTTATGAATCGCAGATAAACCCAGACCCAATATGATGAGTCATCGTTTCACCAAAGTTCTCGCCATCGCCTCCATTGTCGGTTCGGCAGTCTGCATCCTCTCGCATCAAACTGGGCATCTATCCGAACAGGCTATGTGGCTCGCGCTCTTCATCATGGGCCTATGCGTCGGGCTATGGCGTGTCACGCAACGGTAGACAACTCCTTGACCATTTTTCGGTGAGGGATGCCGACCTCTGTAAACTCCTCTCCCACGGGCAGATAGCCAAGACGCGAGTAGAAGCCTAAGACGCTGCTGCGTGCATGCAGCGTGAACTGACGGACGCCCTCCCGTTGCAAAACCTCCTCCACGGATTGAACAATCTGTCGGCCCAGGCCCTGGCCTTACAGGGCGGGTAGAACAGCCATTTGTCTGAGCTTTGCTTCGGTGGAGGATAGTCTAATGGCTTGCAAGCACGCGACGAGATGCTGCTCGCGATCAAACAGACCAAAGTGAAGGTTTGAGCTCTCGCCCGCGAGGTTTTCGTCATAGAGGCTCATCCCCAGCGGAACACGCAGAACCGCATGACGCAGAGCGCACTCGGCATTGTATTAGGGTGAGCAGCGTCGCGGTGATGCAACACCAGGAGGGAAAAAACTTTGTCCACGTTTGGCCGGTTGAAGGAACAATCCTTTGACCGCTAATGACTCCACCACCGCACTCCCCGCCTTCTCCCGTCGCGAATGGCTGCAACGCACCAGCGCGGGCTTTGGTTATCTCGCCTTGAGTGCGCTCGCAGCGCAGCGTGCTCTCGCTGAAGTTGCGCCACCGCTCGCACCTAAGCAACCGCATTTTCCCGCCAAGGCCAAACGCATGCTCTTCCTCTGCATGGACGGCGGGCCATCGCATGTGGACAGCTTTGATTACCCTAAAAACGGAAATGGAAAATGAGCATTAAGCACATCGCCTTGGTGTTCAATGAATTCCCATCGCTCCGCGATGAACTTATTGAGTGATAACTCACTTATCTCCAAGTGTTTGAGAATGAGGGTAATGCGATCAAATTTGCGCACTCCATTCCGGTTTTTAGGATTACAAGCCCGAGCTGGCGAAATACGCGGGCAAGGCCATCGGCAAAGGCAAGGTGCCCACCGGCAATCTCATGGCCCCGGTGTGGGAGTTCAAGCAGCGCGGCCAGAGCGGCCTGTGGATCAGCGAGCTGTTCCCGCAGAGCGCCGCGCACGCGGACAAGCGCTGCCTCATTCGCAGCATGAAGACGGATGTGCCGAATCATCCGCCCGCCTTCCTGCAAATGCACTGTGGCATTCCCACCGCGCCGCGTCCCAGCATGGGTGCCTGGATCACTTACGGACTCGGCAGCATGAATGAAAACCTGCCTGGCTTTGTCACCCTGAGCCCCAATCCCGGCAACGGCGGCTCCGCGAACTACGGCAGCTCGTTTTGCCCGCCATTTATCAAGGCACGCGCATCGGCAACGGACGCCAGCCCATCGCCCAGGCCAAGATCAGCAATCTGTATGATTTGGAGACCCGGCTGCCGCAAAGTCTGAATAAACGACTTTGTATCAGCGCCAGGAAACGACCATGAAAATTCACGGTCGTTTTCTACGGTCTGCTGAAAAACTGGCGCAAATCAGTGCAAAGCTGCGCAAAAACAGGCACTCAAAATTGGCCCTGAAAACATTTTTTCATCAGTGTTCCACATGCTTTTTCAAAGCTATGCAAAACTGCGTAAATCGTTGATTTTCAATTAGAAATCCGGTGCTCTAATCCACTGAGCTACGGGCGCTTTTGAGGGGATTGAAGGGAGGGATTAAGCGCAGATGCGGGCTTTCGCAACCGGCTTTGGATAGCCGCTCAGCGGTAAAATTAAAATTCCCCTCCTGAAAAGTTTCAGAAGGGGAATTTTAGTAACCTTTAAATTAGATCCATCCGGGGATCACTTCTTCCACTCCCAGGTCTCACCAAAGAAGCCTGCATCACTGATGCCGCCTGGGGCGCGGGTGGACTTCGGCAGAGTGAAATCCACAATGGCCCAATCGGGCAGCTTGGCGACCTGACGGGCATTGTTCAGGTAATCGTATTCACGGTAAGTGAAGCTGCTATTGATGACGACGTAGCGTTTGGGGTTCAGCGGATTTGGATACACCAGCACGGGGGCGTGGGTCTTCGTGTCATAGGTTTTGCCATTGGCGATCAACTTGTCCTGCGTCCACTGGATGGGCAGCTTGGCGATGATCTTGGCCAGCACCGCATTGCTCTGTGGGTCGCCCCAGAGAATGAGGTTGTTGTTGGCCATGTCAGCCTCGCTGATGTCCATGTCTGCCTTGGCTGGGGCATCCCCACGAAACTGGCGGCGCCACTCAAAGACGGCGCGTTCCATTTCCGCCTTGGTCCAGGCTCCCACTTTGTCGTTCAGAGCCGTGCCCGTCGGTTTCACATAAAGGAAGCTGCCCATGAAGGCATCATCAATCGGACCGGAGAGGCCATGATGTTTGGTCAGCTTGCCCTCTTCTTGGGCACTGGCGACGACCGCCCACTTCCCATCTTGCTTGCGCAAATGCACCAGCCAGGAGCGATCCGACTTGGGCTTGGCCACCGTCAGTTCCTTGCCATCAATTTTCACCACCGGCGCTTCCTGCACACTGAATGGGCAGTGACCCGCAGGCATGTCCAGGCTCAGGGCCGTGACGTTGGTGGTCTTCACCGTGACTTCTTTCGCACCCGTGATTTTGGCATCCACACGCGCCTGCTTCCAGCTTTCGCCCAGGCCATTCACGGTCACCCAATGCATTTTGTTATACCGGAGGAACCAAGTGGCGAAATGAATCTCGTCCGGGCTGCGATCCCGACCCACGGCGGCAATGTCTGCCAGACGGCGCTCAATCTCGATGAGGGAATCGGGATGGATCTTGTGACCGGTCTGCGGTCCGATGATATGGACAAGGTCAATGTTCTCGGCCTTCAGGTATTTCTCCATGATGTCAGCCGCCTGCTTCTGCTTATCAATCTCCCCGCTGTAAGCCACGGTGGGAGTGTTGAAGAGATTCACCGCGCTATCGGTGGCATTGTACCAGTGCCACAGGGTCTTCTCATACCAAGGCACTTTGGTGACGTCTTCGGTCTGGAAGACATTGAGGAATTCAGGGGTCTCTGAGAAGCCCGCACCGGGATTCGCGGCGCACCATTTGTCCGAGTAATTCACGGCGAACTGCCACGCTGCCGCACCGCCCATGCTGAAGCCACGCACGATGGTGCGGTCTTCATCCACATGATAGAATTTCTTGGCATGATCCAGCGCCTCCAGCAGGTCCATTTCACCGGCAAACTTATTGGCGCAGCAGTAGCGGCCGTAAGGGTGCAGGACGATGGTGTTGGCCGGAGCCACATTGCCTGTTTGTTTACGACGCTGATCAATGAAGGAAAGCTCGCTCAGGGTCTCACCACGGCCATGGCACCACACGTCCAGACGGGTGGCCGCACCATTGTAGCTGTCTGGAATCACCAGGCCATAGGGCTGCACGGAGCCGTCAATCTTGGAGCGATAACCACGCACCACGAGGCCCTTTTGTGTCGTCCAGGGAGACTGGCCATTTTTGAGCTGTTCTGCGCGCAGCTTGCCTTCCGCCAGAGTTTCCAGGGCCGATTTGATCTCGGCAGGTTTATGGATCTCTTTGAACTTTAATGCCCAATCCACGCCCTTATAAAAGATCTCCACATCGGGAGACAGATCGGCCAGCTTGGGATTTTTCGCTTGGGCTTTGACCGCAGCGTCAATGGCGGTACGCAGCTCGCTCAGGCCCTGGGTCAGCGCCTTGACATCGGCCTCAGGCACATCAATGCCGATGGGGGGCACAGGGCGGACGTTATCGGCGAGGTTATCCTTGGGCCCATCGGCCAAAGCCAGAACGGGGAGGAAAAAAAGAGGAAGATACTTCATGGTTGGGAGTGAGGGAGAGCTACGCTGAACGACGGGTCTTTTTGGCAGGTTTCGACTTCGCTGGGGCAATGAGTGGGCAGGTGTGGATTTCAAACGGGGCACCGGTGCCGCCATCAAACTCCGCCGAGGCCTGGAGCCCAGCTTTGACGATGTCCACCACGTCCTCATACTGATCATACACGGTGTGCATGGCTCCGAGGGCAAAGTCACGCCCGGAACCAGCGGCCCAGAATTTGTGAAACTGCTGCGCGCTGCGGTAGGAATACAGAGCAAAGATACCGTGAGGATTGGCGATGAGACCATAAAACTGGGTGGTCTCATACTCCTCACCTTTGTCGGGTTGAGTGGCCATGAAGTACTCGGCCTTCATCCAGTGATGCGCATGGCGGAAGGTCTCAAAGATCATGTCCGTGGAGGAGAAATCTCGCGGACGCTCAGGGTTGGCAAAGTAGCTATTCATCACCACCAGGCTGGTGGTGGTGCCGGTGAGGCCCACGTAGGTATCTCCCAGTTTCGTGATCTTGCTTTTATTCACCACATGGTGAGCGCGCTGGCGCAGGGAGCCGAGGCTGCTCATGGTATCTGCGCCGATGCAGGCGACTCCGTTCTTTAGGGCGACGACGATGGTGGACATGATGGACGGGGAGTGTGGCAGGTCTTGATTTTTGCGCAAGATGGAGAACGCCTGACCCATTGGTAGCCCCTGGCCGTCTTGACAGTTCATTGTGCCTCGCAATCATCGAGCGATTCACGTCCGAACTCCGCATGCCCACTCCCGAAGACAAGCTCCAGTCCATTCAGGATCAGTTGAATTCCAAAATTCACTGGGATGCGAACGAGATCGAAGTGGAGGAATGGCTGGAGGAAAAACATGGAATCTCAGGGGAGGCTGCAGAAGCGATGCTTATGACGGCTAAAAGAAAACGCCGGGCCGCTATTCGAGAGCGAGCTCTGTATCAGATGATTTTCGCCGTGATCGGCATGAGCATTCCCGGCTCGTATTTAACAATGCAGTGGATGACCGGTCGGATATCGCTGTTTATCACGCCCCTTTCAGCGATCCTATTCTTGTTGGCCTTTTCTTTTTTTCTCAGAGGTCTGTCTCGATTTCTATCGGGACAAACAGATGCATCCATTGACTCGTAATGTAAGCATTCCTTGAAATCGCTGTGCGCATTTTGCGCTCCGGCTGAGCAGCGAGAGACTTTATCAGAGGCTAACGTTTACTATTTCATGCCTCGATTCCTCACGCTTTTCCTTCTCA
This is a stretch of genomic DNA from Prosthecobacter algae. It encodes these proteins:
- a CDS encoding DUF1553 domain-containing protein, with the translated sequence MEHPFECPVNPKSSSVRLPSLSMTGTADAMHGEGYVTGVQTQNRGPLDQISPHRSIYLPVMRNLPLESLYLLNSPCVMKAAEFVAQRLLTDRPKSEPHRVKLAYERIFNRPPTEAEI
- a CDS encoding prolyl oligopeptidase family serine peptidase yields the protein MKYLPLFFLPVLALADGPKDNLADNVRPVPPIGIDVPEADVKALTQGLSELRTAIDAAVKAQAKNPKLADLSPDVEIFYKGVDWALKFKEIHKPAEIKSALETLAEGKLRAEQLKNGQSPWTTQKGLVVRGYRSKIDGSVQPYGLVIPDSYNGAATRLDVWCHGRGETLSELSFIDQRRKQTGNVAPANTIVLHPYGRYCCANKFAGEMDLLEALDHAKKFYHVDEDRTIVRGFSMGGAAAWQFAVNYSDKWCAANPGAGFSETPEFLNVFQTEDVTKVPWYEKTLWHWYNATDSAVNLFNTPTVAYSGEIDKQKQAADIMEKYLKAENIDLVHIIGPQTGHKIHPDSLIEIERRLADIAAVGRDRSPDEIHFATWFLRYNKMHWVTVNGLGESWKQARVDAKITGAKEVTVKTTNVTALSLDMPAGHCPFSVQEAPVVKIDGKELTVAKPKSDRSWLVHLRKQDGKWAVVASAQEEGKLTKHHGLSGPIDDAFMGSFLYVKPTGTALNDKVGAWTKAEMERAVFEWRRQFRGDAPAKADMDISEADMANNNLILWGDPQSNAVLAKIIAKLPIQWTQDKLIANGKTYDTKTHAPVLVYPNPLNPKRYVVINSSFTYREYDYLNNARQVAKLPDWAIVDFTLPKSTRAPGGISDAGFFGETWEWKK
- a CDS encoding MFS transporter, whose translation is MSTIVVALKNGVACIGADTMSSLGSLRQRAHHVVNKSKITKLGDTYVGLTGTTTSLVVMNSYFANPERPRDFSSTDMIFETFRHAHHWMKAEYFMATQPDKGEEYETTQFYGLIANPHGIFALYSYRSAQQFHKFWAAGSGRDFALGAMHTVYDQYEDVVDIVKAGLQASAEFDGGTGAPFEIHTCPLIAPAKSKPAKKTRRSA
- a CDS encoding DUF1501 domain-containing protein, encoding MPTGNLMAPVWEFKQRGQSGLWISELFPQSAAHADKRCLIRSMKTDVPNHPPAFLQMHCGIPTAPRPSMGAWITYGLGSMNENLPGFVTLSPNPGNGGSANYGSSFCPPFIKARASATDASPSPRPRSAICMIWRPGCRKV
- a CDS encoding DUF4062 domain-containing protein, with the translated sequence MKRTTYIPAERIFVSSTVYDQRDFRNSLMRELERQEYKPYTFDTEGVLPDPEAQSHDQCLDLVENADCVIAIVGERPGNPYLGTKKKDLFASLGTPQTLTVTQAEVVYALELKKPTIILVRKGVWDLRNKKALKEPVADFLTYITRREQGNWLEIDVDDIEMAIGLVGKRLIPSSRLRMLGQAMAGMGWNGEEFFPRKEVTITNGKNDGFTSLLSLRVENRHLAGKRGRLRWLISLLADTAMTQEEIEFLYCFILDYLSAENPSSHADIARNNRAIALLGRLSFGEDYVFGEFKYSWDGKKPSTLTWPDDAQKWSPHGRVEFILYALQMEDGFPLNLRHMIEFNGAINTDKGAGFVAHYSRKPVTVGCRNACRVRLRKANGVRGIPMELEMKSMIYVASSNGRFCLVAAHGEGDKYVDEEKVLATLSQKWASKHGLEPVDPVCLDDYLRATMSPMPKDVIYKGRKLSLDGAQQMIGLYASAINPVSILKSVDFKFGYLEQLTNCASFDVMMFWDNGVLDLDECYNNAGSPTWGVRFSPKQMFEHVRLNADAMIRRHSTNGFEARFDITSGDFFNSTPSD
- a CDS encoding GNAT family N-acetyltransferase gives rise to the protein MGRQIVQSVEEVLQREGVRQFTLHARSSVLGFYSRLGYLPVGEEFTEVGIPHRKMVKELSTVA
- a CDS encoding dicarboxylate/amino acid:cation symporter, with the translated sequence MSGRILLAIVIGSLAGIIFQEQAGEWGKPTKLVIIAIKALALPLILFAITHVLMTAQVQGAKVGKLARLLLTNTAMAIGIGLLLANVIQPGVHSPKPAVEAGDSVASGSLLGMLEDSIPKSFLGPLGDQGKPLSVIVIAIVLGLALRTQRQNPAFATVEGLVKLALATLTVILKWVVELLPLAVLGIIASKVGTGSTKQFAALGWFVVTVCAGLLLQSAYYLLRVWRGSWVTPLQMLQGCRDALLTAFSTASSTCTMPITYTSLREKVGLREDSANLGAMVGTNFNNDGTALYEAVAALFVAQMVGISLGLPAQLVIVLTSMLAAMGAAGIPEGGAATLALVLSSVNLPVEYVALLLTVDWFVDRCRTMVNVMGDCAVSCILDGKTRGSEYPAAPI
- a CDS encoding ParA family protein is translated as MIYGLTNSKGGVGKTTIAVHLAAWLVKKKRTVIFIDADPQSSASQWINELDLDIQLEKLSEPEEIIRRVAELATDANDIVIDGPAGLSTTTRAIMLRSDRVFLPCGPSILDLRAASKAVVLLREAQKSRKGPPIGTIIPNKLQKRGRLSREMLGAAQKLGVPLLAGLSQRQSFVDAAGQAKVVWQMGASALVASHEMQQLMKEMTRG